DNA sequence from the Paenibacillus azoreducens genome:
GTCAACCGCCAAACAGATTTTTGTGCAATGATTCCATACTGCTGGGATTGTTTTATCTCTGGCATATTTTCGTCAACGTAACGATCATGCCGTGCTTTTTAATCCTGGTTTGCATAATTCCATGGTTGAAAATTAAACAGGGGGGAATTTCAAGGGTAGTTAGCAGTGCCTTCCAAATCCAGTATGAAAAGAGGCAAAGACAGGGAAGACTTTTAAGATTTCAATTCACCTTAAATTCACGCTGTAAGATTATCTGTACCAGTACAGATGGTGTTTTCTTTTATTGAAGCAGAGAGGCAGAGCCCATTAAAATCAAGGCAAGGACCTTAATGAATTGGCTTTGCATGCAGGCTGGAAGGAATATAGATGATGAATTCAACAACGTATTTTACCTTTGACGAAGGGGCAGCTTCGATGATAACAACAAGTATTGGCGAATTCATGCGCAATTGCAACCGAACTGGCAACTGTACTAGGAACTGTACTAGCAAACGTACTGGCAACCGCACTGGCAATACTAGCATCTGCCTCCGGAATGAAAGGAAGTGGGGGGAATGAAAAAGATATCCTACCTGCTTCTTATCAGTATCAGCCTGATTTGGGGGTCGCAATTTTTCCTGGTCGATCTGGTCATTCACTCGATCCCTCCGGTCACGTTAGCGGCTGTCAAAGCTATCATTGGCGCAGGAACGCTCGCTTTGCTTTATATATTTTCGGGGCAGGGACGGAAGCGGGAGCCGGTGGGAAGGAAACAAAGCAAGTCGCTCTGGGGAAGCTTCGTTTGGATCGGCCTGCTTGAAGCCGTCATTCCTTTTATCCTGATCGGATGGGGACAACAAACGGTAAGCAGCAGCATGGCCGCCATTTTGATGGGGACTATTCCGATTTTTACGATTTTATTCGTCAAGCTGTTCGTCCCCGGGGAAACCATTTCTGCATCCAAATGGATCAGCGTGATTGTCGGCATGGTCGGCATTGTCATCCTGTTTGCCCCTGATCTTGGTTCCTCTTTTCATGCTGGAAATATCGCCGGCGACTTGGCGTTGGTAGGCGCTGCCGTCAGTTTTGCGGGTTCGCTCATTCTGATCAAACGGCTTCCGCCTATGTCCTCCATCCTTGCGATGCGGAATGTGCTTGCCGCTGCGTCCGTCATCCTGGTGCCGCTTGCGTTTTTGCTGGAAGATCCGCTTCATGTAGCCCTAACGCCGACACAAATCCTTGCGGTCATCATTTTGGGCAGCTTCCATGCGGGTATTGTATATATGCTTTACAATCTATTGATTCAGCGGGCAGGTGCCACGTTTGCATCCTTAAACAATTATTTAGTCCCCCTCATTGGCATCGTTCTTGGCGTAACTGTTCTGGGAGATTCTTTGACATGGAACGCAGTGGCGGGGTTAGCCGTTATTTTGCTTTCGCTGGCATTAGGCGGGTTCGAAAAACAAAAAAGGCCGTGATGTCACGGCCTTTCCTTGTGCAATGAAAGATAAAGGGATTTCTCTAATACATCTGACCTTCCTGTATTCACCCGATTTTGATTCCGAATGCGATCCATCTTCTATCGATGTCTTCAATGACGAATTCTTTATTGTTGTAATCCGTGCTTTCTAGTGAGCGGATGATTTTGACACCGGAGTTCATGAGTTCTTCTTGAAGTTCTTCGTGATTTTTAGTGATAAAATATGCATCATACCCATAGCCGTATAATTCTCTATTCGGTATGACCTTTTGCCCGTTGGTTTGGGTTAAAATGATTTCGGTAGCATCGCGGTATAAACAGATATGGGGCTCTCTGGCATCCAAATACCGGACGGCTCTAAATCCCATATGCTGCTCATAATACTCCGCGGTTTTGATGATGTCGAGTGTCGGGAACACGCAGTGGGACATTAATAATAGATCTTTCATTTTAGTCTCCTTCTATCTGAAACAGGCAGTGTAAAATTTACATTTCAGATCTAAGCCCCGTTTGTTCTATATAGCTCAGTATTTTTGCGCCCCTTGACCCGTCAAATCCCCTATTGCAGCGCCTTCGGCACCGGAACGGCAATCAGTTTGCCTGTATCTTTGGCTTGAATAATCAGCGTATTGCCTGAACGCAAAGTCGGGCCGTAGTTACGTGAGCCGGTGTTCACCGTAAAAACGGAAAATGTCGTTTGCAGGTTATATCCATGAAGGACCCCGTCGCTTTGTCCGATGTAAACCCCGTTGCCGTAAATATCGGTTTGAACGGGCGGGTTGTCTGTCCGGAAGTTGAATGTCATGCTGTCTGCGAGTTTCATGCCCGTAATTTCCGGTTTGCTAGAGTTCTTGAAAAAGACCCTATTGTCATGCACGGAACCGATGATATCTTTATCGGTATTATCTACATTCCATGTTTTGAGCGGTTTTCCGTCCTTTTTGTAGGCTGTAATGTCAAATTTCATCACGGCTCTGTCTGTGGCGATATAGAGATCTTTGCCGTTTAGGATTGCAGAACCGCTGCCCCCTTGGTATGGCGGCTGACTTTTCAAGGTCCAGCTGTAGGTCTGGGTTTCTTTTGTCTTTCCTGTCTTGGCATCCAACACGGCGATGTTCAGTTCGCGTTTGGGATCGGCATCATCAAAAGAATATTGATCAGCGATAGAGTATACAAGTCCGTTTTGAATGGTTAATGGTGCATATTGCTTGAATTTCTTCCAGAGTATTTTGCCTGTTTTCAGATCAATGGCGTCCAGTTGGGAAGAGGTAAGGGCGCCTTGCACCCAATAAGTAACATAAAGGATTCCATCTGCTTCCGTAGCGACCGTCCCCTGATTTTCAGCTTGATCTTCAACGGCCTTCCAACGCTGTTTGCCTGTGGCGGCATCCAGTGCAATGAAGGCATTTTTGTTGCTGACAAGCACCGTGTCTTTGATCACAACAGGCGCGTTCGCATCGGTGATTCCTGCGGCGCTTTTCCATACCTGTTTGCCTGTTTTTGCACTCACCGCATATACCTGGCCGGAATCGGTCACTCCGTAAACGACTCCATTCAGATAGGCAGCGCCTGGGCGGAGCTTGGAGCCGTATGTGAACAGCTTCTTGCCGTTTTGGACATTCAAGGCCACCAGTTTCCCGCCCTCAAAGGTGAACAGGAGACCATCCCCCGATACAACGCTGCTCGCATTTTTATCGAAGGAAGCTGTCCAGAGCGGTTTTTGCAGAGGGGCTTTTATCGGATCTCCTGCCGAGAAACTCTCCGAGACGATGGGAGCATCGGCATATATTACAGGCAGATTAAGGCTGCCAATCGAAATGGCCGCAAGCGCAGCGATGATTCCGGCACGGACAGGTTTGAATTTTGTTGTCATTTTTAGCACTCCTTTTTCCAAAATTTCATTTGTAAGATTCAAGGATGGATTTTAGCATCAACGCTTCATTCTTAAAGGGAACAATTTAAGTATGGTTAAATTATTCCAAACATTTATATTAGACGCTAATTAACATGGTAAAGTTTCTGCCAGCCATCGTCCAAATTTCCGGGGAGAGCGAAATATTGGATTGTGCAACGGATTGCGGGTGTTTTATGCTATAAGGTGTAAGCTTTAACATATGATGGAGGTGGGCAGGCGCATGCCCATACAACTTGCGTTTCGGAAATATGCAGCCCTGATGGAACGAAAGCCTCCATATATACGTATCAAAATGACATATGAGTAAATTTAGAAACAGGGGTGGATATAAGATGGGCAATGATATGAACGTGATTTTGCTGGAGAAAATGCCAAACGGCGAGCTGCGTGAAATCGAGGAGCGGGGCTGGAGCATGAATATGGTTGCGGCGCTTGAGCATGTCAATTATCTCGTCGTTCGGGGCGAGGAATATGAAACGCTTGAAGGCCGATTGAATGTGGATGAAGGCAAGCTGGAGCTTTTGCTGGTCCGGATTCGCGGATAAAATCAGCTTGCTTTAGCGAAAGCAAGAAAGGAGGAGCAAACATGAAGAACGAGCAATCAAAGCAGCAGCAAGACGAGGGAAACCATACATCAAAGCTGTTTAATCCGGAAGGCAAGCCGGTCAGGGTGCTGTCCACGTCGCTTGGCGTAGCGCTGCTTGCGAACGCGTTTTTGCTTGCGGGCGGCGTGACGGCTGAGGGCGCTGGTTCCGGCACGGCGGGGGGAACCGCGGAGCAACCCAAGCTGGTGGCCTGGTCCAATGATGAAGTGAAAGCTTATTT
Encoded proteins:
- a CDS encoding DMT family transporter: MKKISYLLLISISLIWGSQFFLVDLVIHSIPPVTLAAVKAIIGAGTLALLYIFSGQGRKREPVGRKQSKSLWGSFVWIGLLEAVIPFILIGWGQQTVSSSMAAILMGTIPIFTILFVKLFVPGETISASKWISVIVGMVGIVILFAPDLGSSFHAGNIAGDLALVGAAVSFAGSLILIKRLPPMSSILAMRNVLAAASVILVPLAFLLEDPLHVALTPTQILAVIILGSFHAGIVYMLYNLLIQRAGATFASLNNYLVPLIGIVLGVTVLGDSLTWNAVAGLAVILLSLALGGFEKQKRP
- a CDS encoding VOC family protein, with the protein product MKDLLLMSHCVFPTLDIIKTAEYYEQHMGFRAVRYLDAREPHICLYRDATEIILTQTNGQKVIPNRELYGYGYDAYFITKNHEELQEELMNSGVKIIRSLESTDYNNKEFVIEDIDRRWIAFGIKIG
- a CDS encoding PQQ-binding-like beta-propeller repeat protein — protein: MTTKFKPVRAGIIAALAAISIGSLNLPVIYADAPIVSESFSAGDPIKAPLQKPLWTASFDKNASSVVSGDGLLFTFEGGKLVALNVQNGKKLFTYGSKLRPGAAYLNGVVYGVTDSGQVYAVSAKTGKQVWKSAAGITDANAPVVIKDTVLVSNKNAFIALDAATGKQRWKAVEDQAENQGTVATEADGILYVTYWVQGALTSSQLDAIDLKTGKILWKKFKQYAPLTIQNGLVYSIADQYSFDDADPKRELNIAVLDAKTGKTKETQTYSWTLKSQPPYQGGSGSAILNGKDLYIATDRAVMKFDITAYKKDGKPLKTWNVDNTDKDIIGSVHDNRVFFKNSSKPEITGMKLADSMTFNFRTDNPPVQTDIYGNGVYIGQSDGVLHGYNLQTTFSVFTVNTGSRNYGPTLRSGNTLIIQAKDTGKLIAVPVPKALQ